In Gadus chalcogrammus isolate NIFS_2021 chromosome 1, NIFS_Gcha_1.0, whole genome shotgun sequence, one DNA window encodes the following:
- the LOC130385584 gene encoding 2-epi-5-epi-valiolone synthase-like isoform X2: MLHTHTHTLTQALVQPATLTSLHRLPPALLLWKRSNSCSTVAMYDGSESQNQTEQNVYNLIQTNGTWSRRSPQQSQQGEGRLSAAKMVLQCRDLLDEANDALLWGHVGDPEELRALRGRPGPVKRFVVMDETVHALYGARVARYFEARGVAFRILPLPTTEENKSLELVAQVLEEVHAFGVDRRAEPILAIGGGVCLDVAGLAASLYRRRTPYVRVPTTLLAYVDASVGAKTGVNFAGGKNKLGSYVPPAATLLDRGFLRSLPRRHLANGTAEMLKMALMKHRGLFELLEAEGPAMLSSSFQSPDRVGAEEPADAATESTRVAIETMLEELAPNLWEDDLDRLVDFGHLISPELEMTVLPALLHGEAVTIDMSFMLFVARERGLLTAQQQQRVLGCMRGLGLPVHHAACSLGLVRQALAGRLKHSAGSLRMPLPTGLGRAEIFHDISDETVCEAYSKWNQELSAPEDS; the protein is encoded by the exons atgctacacacacacacacacacactcacccaggcACTCGTCCAGCCAGCCACGCTCACGTCCCTTCACCGCCTGCCGCCTGCCCTACTCCTCTGGAAAAGGAGCAACTCTTGCTCAACGGTAGCTATGTATGACGGGTCTGAGAGCCAGAACCAGACGGAACAGAATGTTTATAACCTGATTCAGACCAACGGCACGTGGAGCCGACGCAGCCCCCAGCagagccagcagggggagggccGGTTGTCGGCGGCCAAGAT GGTGCTCCAGTGCCGGGACCTGCTGGACGAGGCCAACGACGCGCTGCTGTGGGGCCACGTGGGGGACCCCGAGGAGCTGCGGGCCCTCAGGGGCCGCCCGGGGCCCGTCAAGCGCTTCGTGGTCATGGACGAGACGGTCCACGCGCTGTACGGCGCCCGGGTGGCGCGCTACTTCGAGGCCCGGGGCGTGGCCTTCAGGATCctgcccctccccaccacggAGGAGAACAAGTCCCTGGAGCTGGTGGCCCAGGTCCTGGAGGAGGTGCACGCCTTCGGGGTCGACCGGCGGGCCGAGCCCATCCTGGCCATCGGGGGCGGGGTCTGCCTGGACGTGGCGGGGCTGGCCGCCTCGCTGTACCGCCGGCGGACCCCCTACGTGCGCGTGCCTACCACCCTGCTGGCCTACGTGGACGCCAGCGTGGGCGCCAAGACGGGGGTCAACTTCGCCGGCGGGAAGAACAAGCTGGGGAGCTACGTGCCGCCGGCCGCCACGCTGCTGGACCGCGGCTTCCTGCGCAGCCTGCCCCGCCGCCACCTCGCCAACGGCACGGCGGAGATGCTgaag ATGGCCCTGATGAAGCACAGGGGGCTGTTTGAGCTCCTGGAGGCTGAGGGCCCCGCCATGCTGAGCTCCAGCTTCCAGTCCCCCGACCGCGTTGGCGCAGAGGAACCAGCAGATGCCGCTACGGAGTCGACCCGTGTTGCCATAGAAAccatgctggaggagctggcgcCCAACCTCTGGGAGGACGACCTGGACCGCCTGGTGGACTTTGGTCACCTGATCAGCCCGGAGCTGGAGATG ACGGTGCTGCCCGCCCTGCTCCACGGCGAGGCGGTGACCATCGACATGTCCTTCATGCTGTTCGTGGCCCGGGAGCGCGGCCTGCTCacggcccagcagcagcagcgcgtgCTGGGCTGCATGCGGGGGCTGGGGCTGCCGGTCCACCACGCGGCCTGCAGCCTGGGCCTGGTCCGCCAGGCGCTGGCCGGGCGGCTGAAGCACTCGGCCGGCTCCCTGAGGATGCCCCTCCCCACGGGGCTGGGCAGGGCAG AGATATTCCATGACATCAGCGATGAGACCGTGTGTGAGGCCTACAGTAAATGGAACCAGGAGCTGTCAGCCCCAGAGGACAGCTGA
- the LOC130385584 gene encoding 2-epi-5-epi-valiolone synthase-like isoform X1, whose translation MLHTHTHTLTQALVQPATLTSLHRLPPALLLWKRSNSCSTVAMYDGSESQNQTEQNVYNLIQTNGTWSRRSPQQSQQGEGRLSAAKIYESRSDQGSCWTVVSPVTFTYRVLQCRDLLDEANDALLWGHVGDPEELRALRGRPGPVKRFVVMDETVHALYGARVARYFEARGVAFRILPLPTTEENKSLELVAQVLEEVHAFGVDRRAEPILAIGGGVCLDVAGLAASLYRRRTPYVRVPTTLLAYVDASVGAKTGVNFAGGKNKLGSYVPPAATLLDRGFLRSLPRRHLANGTAEMLKMALMKHRGLFELLEAEGPAMLSSSFQSPDRVGAEEPADAATESTRVAIETMLEELAPNLWEDDLDRLVDFGHLISPELEMTVLPALLHGEAVTIDMSFMLFVARERGLLTAQQQQRVLGCMRGLGLPVHHAACSLGLVRQALAGRLKHSAGSLRMPLPTGLGRAEIFHDISDETVCEAYSKWNQELSAPEDS comes from the exons atgctacacacacacacacacacactcacccaggcACTCGTCCAGCCAGCCACGCTCACGTCCCTTCACCGCCTGCCGCCTGCCCTACTCCTCTGGAAAAGGAGCAACTCTTGCTCAACGGTAGCTATGTATGACGGGTCTGAGAGCCAGAACCAGACGGAACAGAATGTTTATAACCTGATTCAGACCAACGGCACGTGGAGCCGACGCAGCCCCCAGCagagccagcagggggagggccGGTTGTCGGCGGCCAAGAT CTATGAGAGCCGGTCCGACCAGGGCTCCTGCTGGACGGTGGTCAGCCCCGTCACCTTCACCTACAGGGTGCTCCAGTGCCGGGACCTGCTGGACGAGGCCAACGACGCGCTGCTGTGGGGCCACGTGGGGGACCCCGAGGAGCTGCGGGCCCTCAGGGGCCGCCCGGGGCCCGTCAAGCGCTTCGTGGTCATGGACGAGACGGTCCACGCGCTGTACGGCGCCCGGGTGGCGCGCTACTTCGAGGCCCGGGGCGTGGCCTTCAGGATCctgcccctccccaccacggAGGAGAACAAGTCCCTGGAGCTGGTGGCCCAGGTCCTGGAGGAGGTGCACGCCTTCGGGGTCGACCGGCGGGCCGAGCCCATCCTGGCCATCGGGGGCGGGGTCTGCCTGGACGTGGCGGGGCTGGCCGCCTCGCTGTACCGCCGGCGGACCCCCTACGTGCGCGTGCCTACCACCCTGCTGGCCTACGTGGACGCCAGCGTGGGCGCCAAGACGGGGGTCAACTTCGCCGGCGGGAAGAACAAGCTGGGGAGCTACGTGCCGCCGGCCGCCACGCTGCTGGACCGCGGCTTCCTGCGCAGCCTGCCCCGCCGCCACCTCGCCAACGGCACGGCGGAGATGCTgaag ATGGCCCTGATGAAGCACAGGGGGCTGTTTGAGCTCCTGGAGGCTGAGGGCCCCGCCATGCTGAGCTCCAGCTTCCAGTCCCCCGACCGCGTTGGCGCAGAGGAACCAGCAGATGCCGCTACGGAGTCGACCCGTGTTGCCATAGAAAccatgctggaggagctggcgcCCAACCTCTGGGAGGACGACCTGGACCGCCTGGTGGACTTTGGTCACCTGATCAGCCCGGAGCTGGAGATG ACGGTGCTGCCCGCCCTGCTCCACGGCGAGGCGGTGACCATCGACATGTCCTTCATGCTGTTCGTGGCCCGGGAGCGCGGCCTGCTCacggcccagcagcagcagcgcgtgCTGGGCTGCATGCGGGGGCTGGGGCTGCCGGTCCACCACGCGGCCTGCAGCCTGGGCCTGGTCCGCCAGGCGCTGGCCGGGCGGCTGAAGCACTCGGCCGGCTCCCTGAGGATGCCCCTCCCCACGGGGCTGGGCAGGGCAG AGATATTCCATGACATCAGCGATGAGACCGTGTGTGAGGCCTACAGTAAATGGAACCAGGAGCTGTCAGCCCCAGAGGACAGCTGA